In Alicyclobacillus macrosporangiidus CPP55, a single window of DNA contains:
- a CDS encoding ArsI/CadI family heavy metal resistance metalloenzyme translates to MYTHVGIRVTNLQASIDFYTKLFGAEPVKVKPDYAKFLLEDPPLNFTLNVSESVYGNQVSHFGLQVKDSEEVVRQRDRLEKLGLATRSEMNVTCCYSVQDKFWVVDPDGNEWEFFVPKEDVPVHGGRGANECCDGLAR, encoded by the coding sequence ATGTATACCCATGTCGGAATCCGCGTCACCAATCTGCAGGCTTCCATCGACTTTTACACAAAGCTGTTCGGGGCAGAGCCGGTCAAGGTGAAGCCGGACTACGCGAAATTTCTCTTGGAGGACCCTCCGCTCAACTTCACGCTCAACGTCAGCGAATCCGTGTATGGCAATCAGGTCAGCCATTTCGGGTTGCAGGTGAAGGACAGCGAAGAAGTGGTCAGACAGCGGGATCGATTGGAGAAACTCGGACTGGCCACGCGGAGCGAGATGAACGTCACCTGTTGCTACTCCGTGCAGGACAAGTTTTGGGTGGTCGACCCCGACGGCAACGAGTGGGAGTTCTTCGTCCCCAAGGAGGATGTACCTGTGCACGGCGGCCGTGGTGCCAACGAATGCTGTGATGGGTTGGCGCGGTGA